In Deltaproteobacteria bacterium, the following proteins share a genomic window:
- a CDS encoding ATP-binding protein has protein sequence MLKDKIKIILSEFQAAPLPALVERELAVDLSVIRSPVTKVITIIGPRRAGKTFFLFQIMGNLLKEGADIRDFVYINFEDERLLPMEAGDLQLILDGWHELHGREPRPFLFFDEVQNIAGWDKFVRRLVDQGHNIFVSGSNSRLLSSDIAAALRGRTLTYVLFPFSFREMLASKGIAPERGLLFGPKRHQVQRHFEQYLASGGYPEVVQLESVQTRTRILQDYFHAVFYRDLVERHRIKHSELLRQWLNVLIANIASTVSFRKVENDFKSRGMRVSSSTLATFSRYVEDIFFGFFVEMYSESARKRQVNPKKFYLIDHGMHNFLTLGLSANRGRVLENVVFLELKRRYGEVYYYRTKSGAEVDFLVRDGTSFQLIQVCHDLAGVETRSRETKALQQAMAELGCGVGLILTGSEKREESIRGGVLSIRPVWEWLVAQ, from the coding sequence TGGAACGGGAGCTTGCGGTCGATCTGTCCGTAATCCGATCCCCTGTCACCAAGGTCATCACCATTATCGGTCCCAGACGAGCCGGCAAGACCTTCTTTCTGTTTCAGATCATGGGCAACCTTCTCAAAGAAGGCGCCGATATCCGGGATTTCGTTTACATCAATTTCGAAGACGAGCGTCTTCTTCCCATGGAGGCAGGGGACCTGCAGCTTATTCTGGATGGGTGGCATGAGCTCCATGGGCGGGAGCCAAGGCCCTTTCTCTTTTTCGATGAGGTCCAGAACATCGCCGGTTGGGATAAGTTTGTCCGCCGTCTGGTGGACCAGGGGCACAACATCTTCGTGAGCGGGTCGAATTCCAGGCTGCTCAGTTCGGACATCGCCGCTGCCCTCAGGGGCCGGACCCTGACCTACGTCCTTTTCCCGTTTTCATTTCGGGAGATGTTGGCGTCCAAGGGTATCGCGCCGGAAAGGGGCCTGTTGTTCGGCCCGAAACGGCACCAGGTCCAACGCCATTTCGAGCAGTATCTCGCTTCTGGAGGCTATCCTGAGGTGGTGCAGCTTGAAAGCGTTCAGACGAGGACCAGGATCCTGCAGGACTATTTCCATGCGGTTTTCTATCGGGATCTGGTCGAGCGCCACCGGATAAAGCACTCCGAGCTCCTGCGGCAATGGCTCAACGTGCTTATTGCCAACATCGCCTCCACCGTGAGTTTCCGGAAGGTGGAAAACGACTTCAAGTCTCGTGGGATGCGGGTTTCAAGCTCGACCTTGGCCACATTTTCGCGGTATGTGGAGGATATTTTTTTCGGGTTCTTTGTTGAGATGTACTCCGAATCGGCACGTAAACGGCAGGTGAACCCCAAGAAGTTCTATCTCATCGACCATGGAATGCACAACTTCCTCACCCTCGGCCTTTCCGCCAACCGCGGGCGGGTGCTGGAAAACGTCGTTTTTCTGGAGCTGAAACGCAGATACGGTGAGGTGTATTACTACCGGACGAAATCCGGCGCTGAAGTGGACTTCCTGGTCCGGGACGGAACCAGCTTCCAGCTTATCCAGGTCTGCCACGACTTAGCCGGCGTAGAGACCAGGAGCCGTGAAACAAAGGCCCTGCAACAGGCGATGGCAGAACTTGGATGTGGCGTCGGCCTTATCCTTACCGGCAGCGAAAAACGGGAGGAATCGATCAGGGGCGGTGTCCTTTCCATCCGGCCCGTCTGGGAATGGCTGGTGGCGCAGTGA